One genomic region from Reichenbachiella ulvae encodes:
- a CDS encoding RrF2 family transcriptional regulator → MGYSLSFSKAVLVVIFISDKIRQGQYEFLSTKSLSEILHIPKPTLVKILQNLSIAGIIETKEGKQGGIRLLKQPSQITILDILNAMETGKPLFQTSFNIMAEGKRPDNAQRSIANLLGNAEQQMKNILNQKTIEEVLIEMDD, encoded by the coding sequence ATGGGTTATTCATTGTCATTTTCGAAAGCGGTTCTAGTAGTTATTTTTATCTCTGATAAAATCAGACAAGGTCAATATGAGTTTCTATCAACCAAATCCCTATCAGAGATACTTCATATACCAAAACCGACATTGGTAAAAATCCTGCAGAACCTTTCAATCGCTGGTATAATTGAGACTAAGGAAGGAAAACAAGGGGGGATTAGGTTGTTGAAACAGCCATCTCAGATTACTATTCTAGATATTCTTAATGCTATGGAAACCGGAAAACCCTTGTTTCAGACATCCTTCAACATTATGGCAGAGGGAAAAAGACCAGATAACGCACAAAGATCAATTGCCAATTTACTAGGTAACGCGGAACAACAAATGAAAAACATATTGAATCAAAAAACAATCGAGGAAGTACTCATTGAAATGGACGACTGA
- a CDS encoding LacI family DNA-binding transcriptional regulator, giving the protein MKSKITIKEIAKKAEVSIGTVDRVLHNRGRVAEETKERVMKIAREGNYSSNVYARSLKLNRVFSIAVILPQRNAYWAKHSDGVAKALEEFDYLTTKLYEYDLESEGQDGIEGVLEQVLQDEPDGIVIAPIFLNENSPVIQKLNESKIPVVQVDSEIELSNCISFIGQDAFQSGLMSGNLLDEGYSDDYAVYVITFQAVHLYNKSVVNRIKGLESYYKNKENAPEIININLERDLRGVADILEEMKSSGKKIRLFVPNSGSYLLASDLAPIKKQLQLRMIGYDLIDMNKHFLRDGIINYLIHQQPRQQGYKAIQALHQHLLLKAEVKKEQFLPLDIITKENLMYCEH; this is encoded by the coding sequence ATGAAGTCAAAGATTACGATCAAGGAAATCGCAAAGAAAGCCGAGGTGTCCATTGGTACCGTCGATCGGGTGTTGCACAATAGAGGCAGGGTAGCTGAAGAAACCAAGGAAAGGGTGATGAAGATCGCACGCGAAGGCAACTACTCTTCTAACGTTTATGCCAGGAGTTTGAAGCTTAACCGTGTTTTTTCTATTGCGGTAATTCTACCCCAGCGCAATGCCTATTGGGCCAAGCACAGTGATGGTGTGGCCAAGGCACTAGAGGAGTTTGACTACCTCACTACCAAACTCTATGAGTATGATCTGGAGTCTGAGGGGCAAGATGGAATAGAAGGCGTATTGGAGCAGGTCCTGCAAGATGAGCCAGATGGAATAGTGATCGCTCCCATATTTCTGAATGAAAATAGCCCGGTGATCCAGAAACTGAATGAAAGTAAAATCCCTGTAGTACAAGTAGATTCAGAGATAGAATTGTCTAACTGCATTTCATTTATTGGGCAGGATGCTTTTCAGAGTGGATTGATGTCAGGCAACCTCTTGGATGAAGGCTATAGCGATGATTATGCTGTTTATGTCATTACTTTTCAGGCAGTTCATCTTTACAACAAGTCTGTGGTGAATCGCATCAAAGGATTGGAGAGTTACTATAAGAATAAGGAAAATGCTCCTGAAATAATTAACATCAACCTGGAGAGAGATCTGAGAGGAGTGGCAGATATTTTGGAGGAGATGAAGTCCTCCGGTAAGAAAATTCGGCTTTTTGTTCCAAACTCGGGATCCTATCTATTGGCGAGTGATTTGGCGCCAATCAAAAAACAATTGCAATTGAGAATGATCGGTTATGACCTGATCGATATGAATAAGCATTTTCTTAGAGATGGAATTATCAATTACCTGATACATCAGCAACCTAGACAACAAGGCTATAAGGCGATTCAGGCTTTGCATCAGCATTTGCTATTGAAAGCGGAAGTGAAGAAGGAACAGTTTCTTCCACTGGACATTATCACCAAGGAGAACCTGATGTATTGTGAGCACTAA
- a CDS encoding LacI family DNA-binding transcriptional regulator, which translates to MKKKATIHDIAKELNINASTVSRALADSPRVKAKTKDLIRAKALEMGYSRNHLASNLRRRKTSTIGVIVPNISRFFFSTAIAGMEAIASQQGYNLIICQSHDSTEREAQLIETLLAHQVDGLMISIAMDGDDRSHLQRIEDYEKPVVFFDRACHTIKGHNVLIDDYARAFEATEQLIQKGCKRIVHFAGQGDVSIYSERIKGYLAAMAKHGLEVKEEWIMKSRLKKLDGEEMAWKLMSMNPRPDGIFSANDIAAISAIDALREATLSIPEDIKVFGFSGEPISMFTSPNLSTVDQNPELMGNKAAEILLKQINGEEIPDSPTVIESKLVLRQSSN; encoded by the coding sequence ATGAAGAAAAAGGCCACCATACACGACATAGCCAAAGAGCTGAATATCAACGCCAGCACCGTATCGCGCGCACTGGCCGACAGCCCTCGAGTCAAAGCCAAAACCAAAGACCTAATCCGAGCCAAGGCGCTGGAAATGGGCTACTCTCGCAATCATTTGGCATCTAACCTTAGGAGGAGAAAGACCTCCACGATCGGGGTGATCGTACCCAATATTTCTCGATTCTTTTTCTCTACCGCCATTGCTGGAATGGAAGCCATTGCCTCGCAGCAGGGCTACAATTTGATCATCTGCCAGTCACATGACAGTACAGAGCGGGAAGCCCAACTGATCGAAACGCTGCTGGCTCATCAGGTGGATGGCCTGATGATCTCTATTGCTATGGATGGGGATGATCGCTCACACCTCCAGCGAATAGAAGACTATGAAAAGCCAGTGGTATTTTTCGACCGGGCCTGCCACACCATCAAAGGGCATAATGTATTGATCGATGATTATGCCCGGGCCTTTGAAGCCACCGAACAATTGATCCAAAAAGGATGCAAACGCATCGTGCACTTTGCTGGACAAGGAGATGTAAGCATCTATAGCGAAAGGATCAAGGGCTATCTAGCCGCTATGGCAAAACATGGGCTGGAGGTAAAAGAGGAATGGATCATGAAATCCAGATTGAAAAAACTGGATGGTGAAGAAATGGCCTGGAAGCTCATGTCTATGAACCCGCGTCCAGACGGAATCTTTTCTGCCAACGACATAGCGGCTATATCAGCAATAGACGCTCTCCGGGAAGCTACCCTATCCATTCCTGAAGATATCAAAGTATTTGGTTTCAGTGGGGAGCCTATTTCTATGTTTACCTCGCCCAACCTGAGCACCGTGGATCAAAATCCAGAACTGATGGGAAACAAAGCAGCCGAAATCCTACTCAAACAAATCAATGGAGAAGAGATTCCTGATTCTCCCACAGTCATCGAATCAAAACTCGTCCTGCGTCAGTCTTCCAACTAG
- the kduI gene encoding 5-dehydro-4-deoxy-D-glucuronate isomerase has translation MSTSYEVRYASHPNAVKKMDTTELREEFLIDNLMKPDEVVFVYSHFDRFITGSAVPATKALKLETIDPLRMENFLDRRELGVINVGGDGVVTVDGTKYELTYKDALYVGKDSKDVTFESKDGSKPAKFYMNSAPAHQAYPTTKVTKAEAKKLELGSLETANARTVNQMLVKEVVKTCQLQMGMTELKTGSVWNTMPAHVHDRRMEVYFYIEVPEGQAVSHFMGPIKETRHIWMQNEQAVISPAWSIHSGSGTSNYTFIWGMAGENLDYTDMDISPISELR, from the coding sequence ATGAGTACTTCTTATGAAGTGAGATATGCTTCTCACCCAAATGCTGTAAAAAAAATGGATACAACAGAGCTCAGAGAAGAGTTCTTGATTGATAATTTGATGAAGCCGGACGAAGTGGTGTTTGTTTATTCACACTTTGATCGTTTCATTACAGGATCTGCCGTACCAGCTACTAAGGCATTGAAATTGGAAACCATCGACCCACTGAGAATGGAAAATTTCCTGGATAGGAGAGAACTAGGTGTGATCAATGTAGGTGGTGACGGAGTAGTGACTGTAGATGGTACTAAGTATGAGTTGACTTACAAGGATGCGCTTTATGTAGGCAAAGACTCTAAGGACGTGACTTTCGAGAGCAAGGATGGTAGCAAGCCAGCGAAGTTCTACATGAATTCAGCTCCTGCACATCAGGCTTATCCTACTACTAAGGTGACCAAAGCAGAAGCGAAGAAACTGGAATTGGGATCTCTGGAGACTGCGAATGCCAGAACGGTAAACCAGATGCTAGTGAAGGAAGTAGTGAAAACTTGTCAGCTACAAATGGGTATGACCGAGCTAAAAACCGGTAGTGTATGGAATACCATGCCCGCGCACGTACACGACAGAAGAATGGAAGTATATTTCTATATCGAGGTGCCAGAAGGACAGGCAGTAAGTCACTTCATGGGGCCAATCAAAGAAACAAGACACATCTGGATGCAAAACGAGCAGGCGGTGATTTCTCCTGCATGGTCGATTCACTCAGGTTCAGGTACCTCTAATTACACCTTCATTTGGGGTATGGCTGGCGAAAACCTGGATTATACCGATATGGATATTTCACCTATTTCAGAATTAAGATAA